In Phocoena phocoena chromosome 11, mPhoPho1.1, whole genome shotgun sequence, one DNA window encodes the following:
- the LOC136130660 gene encoding LOW QUALITY PROTEIN: small ribosomal subunit protein RACK1-like (The sequence of the model RefSeq protein was modified relative to this genomic sequence to represent the inferred CDS: inserted 1 base in 1 codon): protein MNRDHELPEDRDCVIFISSGPSVLPEPEEGVQLKRKFWKFLLYTLGICKETVQGESHWEWVSCICFSPNSSNSIIISCAWDKLVNVWNLEYCKLKSNHISPPGHLNTVTVSPDGSLCASEGKGGQVMLWHLSKSKHLYMPDGGDIINSLCFSLNHCWLCATMGPNTQLWDLEGKVIVNELKQEVISTSSKAEPPSXTSLTWSADGKSLKIQLFSTIICQPTKAWTVVMVKRMSGLCTTSFKRALVFVSADPMPRTWAYMVSMWEPSLWSYKDADEAKRVESHLKISIHPMYSQWSPDCLNHCDQPGFAKTTVARSERHGRLCH from the exons ATGAACA GAGATCACGAACTTCCTGAGGACAGGGACTGTGTGATCTTCATATCCTCAGGACCGAGTGTATTACCTGAGCCAGAAGAaggtgttca GCTGAAGAGAAAATTCTGGAAGTTTTTATTATATACTCTGGGTATATGCAAAGAGACTGTCCAGGGTGAGAGCCACTGGGAGTGGGTATCTTGCATTTGCTTCTCACCCAATAGCAGCAATTCCATCATCATCTCCTGTGCCTGGGACAAGCTGGTCAACGTATGGAACCTGGAATACTGCAAACTGAAATCCAACCATATCAGCCCCCCGGGCCACCTGAACACTGTGACTGTCTCTCCAGATGGATCCCTCTGTGCTTCTGAAGGCAAGGGTGGCCAGGTCATGCTGTGGCACCTCAGTAAAAGCAAGCACCTTTATATGCCAGATGGTGGGGACATCATCAATTCCCTGTGCTTCAGCCTCAACCACTGCTGGCTCTGTGCCACCATGGGCCCCAACACCCAGCTCTGGGACTTGGAGGGCAAGGTCATTGTAAATGAACTGAAGCAAGAAGTTATCAGTACCAGCAGCAAAGCAGAGCCACCCA ACACCTCTCTGACCTGGTCTGCTGATGGCAAAAGTCTTAAAATACAACTGTTCTCTACAATCATCTGTCAGCCTACCAAGGcttggacagtggtgatggtaaAACGGATGTCTGGGCTGTGCACCACTTCATTCAAGAGGGCATTAGTGTTTGTCTCTGCCGATCCTATGCCAAGAACATGGGCTTACATGGTGAGTATGTGGGAGCCTTCACTGTGGTCCTACAAAGATGCTGATGAAGCCAAAAGGGTGGAGTCACATTTGAAGATCTCGATCCATCCCATGTATTCTCAATGGAGCCCTGACTGCCTTAACCATTGTGACCAGCCTGGATTTGCAAAAACAACGGTTGCAAGAAGTGAAAGGCATGGCCGACTGTGTCATTAG